The following coding sequences lie in one Megalodesulfovibrio gigas DSM 1382 = ATCC 19364 genomic window:
- the holA gene encoding DNA polymerase III subunit delta — translation MAKPRPPYFFLVCPDSRLLQERIEQLAAGNASGWERHVFWGEEGLADRFWNLLTLENMLGVPRLLVVRHAEKLKVDAWQHLNAALNRCSSQAWPFFCLEGDWDRGKPKLPEPLKDFRGKPPLPCWSAAVDRGWIWQSPGLTAADIRRRLQEWARAEGLTLDADALQALQAVLPLNASALEGELEKLLLASRETGVITPAMAALVNDTSDLDLFAFLEMVQRGGGGDAAGAVTLWKKVLENALGGQQSITFGFLAVAARELRILWQIRHDEPVQLPPFILNKKLALARRLSEAAIARGLELLLEAERGIKSGEKDDSQALELLIAGLAQALGPPARQASPRSGGRP, via the coding sequence ATGGCCAAACCACGCCCGCCATATTTCTTCCTCGTCTGTCCGGACAGCCGGCTGCTGCAGGAGCGCATCGAGCAGTTGGCTGCCGGCAATGCCAGCGGCTGGGAGCGTCACGTCTTCTGGGGTGAAGAAGGCCTGGCCGACCGCTTCTGGAATCTCCTGACCCTGGAAAACATGCTCGGCGTGCCACGGCTGCTGGTGGTCCGGCATGCGGAAAAGCTGAAGGTGGACGCCTGGCAGCACCTCAACGCCGCGCTGAACCGCTGCTCCTCCCAGGCCTGGCCGTTCTTCTGCCTGGAAGGCGACTGGGATCGCGGCAAGCCCAAGCTGCCGGAGCCCCTCAAGGACTTCCGCGGCAAGCCGCCCCTGCCCTGCTGGAGCGCCGCTGTGGACCGCGGCTGGATCTGGCAATCCCCCGGACTGACCGCCGCCGACATCCGCCGCCGTCTGCAGGAGTGGGCGCGCGCCGAAGGCCTGACCCTGGACGCCGATGCCCTGCAGGCCCTGCAGGCCGTGCTGCCCCTGAACGCCTCGGCCCTGGAAGGCGAGCTGGAGAAGCTCCTGCTGGCCTCGCGGGAAACGGGCGTCATCACCCCGGCCATGGCGGCCCTGGTGAATGACACCTCCGATCTGGATCTGTTCGCCTTCCTGGAGATGGTCCAGCGCGGCGGCGGCGGCGATGCCGCCGGAGCCGTGACCTTGTGGAAAAAGGTCCTGGAAAACGCCCTGGGCGGGCAGCAATCCATCACCTTCGGGTTTTTGGCCGTGGCCGCGCGGGAACTGCGCATCCTCTGGCAAATCCGCCACGACGAGCCGGTGCAGCTGCCGCCGTTCATCCTCAATAAGAAACTGGCCCTGGCCCGCCGGCTGTCCGAGGCCGCCATTGCCCGGGGCCTGGAACTGCTGCTGGAGGCCGAACGCGGCATCAAAAGCGGCGAGAAGGACGACAGCCAGGCCCTTGAGCTGCTCATCGCCGGACTGGCCCAGGCCCTGGGACCGCCGGCGCGTCAGGCGTCCCCCCGGTCCGGAGGTCGTCCTTGA
- the leuS gene encoding leucine--tRNA ligase, which translates to MQEGYSPESIEAKWQGIWEERKVFHCETDPSRPKYYVLEMFPYPSGRIHIGHARVYSIGDVLARYKRMQGFNVLHPMGWDAFGMPAENAAIKHGVHPAGWTFENIDTMRVQLQRMGYSLDWRREVTTCVPEYYRWEQLFFLKFLEKGLAYRKQAPQNWCETCHTVLANEQVIDGQCWRCDSQVVQRDLTQWFLRITDYAQELLDDLDTLEQGWPERVVSMQRNWIGRSTGAYISFDLERPAEDGTANIRVFTTRPDTLFGATFMSLAAEHPLVEQLIKDSPNAEAVRAFCTKVKNTDRLQRGAEDQEKEGIFTGAYCINPLTGRRMPIWVANFVLMGYGTGAVMAVPAHDQRDFEFATKYDLPMQVVIQPAGDTLDPAAMTAAYVDPGVLVNSGAFDGQPNEEAKKAIVEHLQSQDKAEPAVTWRLRDWNISRQRYWGAPIPVLYCDDCGVVPEKEENLPVVLPLDVKTREDGRSPLPDYAPFVQAPCPRCGKPARRETDTMDTFVESSWYYIRYSAPWEHGRPFDPEALKYWLPVDQYIGGVEHAILHLLYSRFFVKALRDLGWLEFDEPFKALLAQGMVLKDGTKMSKSKGNVVSPDEMTARYGADAVRCFLLFAAPPERDLDWSDTGIEGSFRFVQRVWRLIDELRHSLPALSAAGSTTADVAEAGLPEAAELRHKEHVTIQKVAEDIGEKFQFNTAIAAVMELVNQIYQGKDALLASPAGARVLSSAVSTMLTVLAPVTPHLCEECWSRLGHADLLAAAPWPTVDPAALVKDAITVVVQVNGKLRARLDVAPDIAEDVIKALALAEPNVQKHLDGKTVQKVVYVPGKLVSVVVK; encoded by the coding sequence ATGCAGGAAGGCTACTCTCCAGAGTCCATCGAAGCCAAATGGCAAGGCATTTGGGAAGAACGCAAGGTCTTTCACTGCGAAACAGACCCCTCCAGGCCCAAGTATTACGTCCTGGAGATGTTCCCCTATCCCTCAGGCCGCATCCACATCGGCCATGCCCGGGTCTACTCCATCGGCGATGTCCTTGCCCGCTACAAGCGCATGCAAGGCTTCAACGTGCTGCACCCCATGGGCTGGGACGCCTTCGGCATGCCGGCGGAAAACGCCGCCATCAAGCACGGCGTACACCCCGCCGGCTGGACCTTCGAGAACATCGACACCATGCGCGTCCAGCTCCAGCGCATGGGCTACTCCCTGGACTGGCGGCGCGAGGTGACCACCTGCGTGCCCGAATACTACCGTTGGGAGCAGCTGTTCTTCCTCAAGTTTCTGGAAAAAGGCCTGGCCTACCGCAAGCAGGCGCCTCAAAACTGGTGCGAAACCTGCCACACCGTGCTGGCCAACGAACAGGTCATCGACGGGCAGTGCTGGCGCTGCGATTCGCAGGTGGTCCAGCGGGATCTGACCCAGTGGTTCCTGCGCATCACGGACTATGCCCAGGAATTGCTGGATGATCTGGACACCCTGGAACAGGGCTGGCCCGAGCGCGTGGTCTCCATGCAGCGCAACTGGATCGGCCGCTCCACCGGGGCGTACATCAGCTTTGATCTCGAACGCCCCGCCGAGGACGGTACCGCGAACATCCGCGTCTTCACCACCCGGCCGGACACGCTCTTCGGGGCCACGTTCATGTCCCTGGCGGCGGAACATCCCCTGGTGGAACAGCTCATCAAGGACTCCCCCAACGCCGAGGCCGTGCGCGCCTTCTGCACCAAAGTCAAGAATACCGACCGCCTGCAGCGCGGGGCCGAGGATCAGGAAAAGGAAGGCATCTTCACCGGGGCGTACTGCATCAACCCCCTCACCGGACGGCGCATGCCCATCTGGGTGGCCAACTTCGTGCTCATGGGCTACGGCACCGGTGCGGTGATGGCTGTGCCGGCGCATGATCAGCGCGATTTTGAATTCGCCACCAAGTACGATCTGCCCATGCAGGTGGTCATTCAGCCCGCCGGCGACACCCTGGACCCGGCCGCCATGACCGCGGCCTACGTGGATCCCGGCGTGCTGGTCAATTCCGGCGCCTTCGACGGCCAGCCCAACGAAGAGGCCAAAAAGGCCATCGTGGAGCATCTGCAGAGTCAGGACAAGGCCGAACCGGCCGTCACCTGGCGGCTTCGGGACTGGAACATCTCGCGTCAGCGGTACTGGGGCGCGCCCATCCCCGTACTGTACTGCGACGACTGCGGCGTGGTGCCCGAAAAAGAGGAAAACCTCCCTGTGGTGCTGCCCCTGGACGTCAAAACCCGCGAGGACGGCCGCTCCCCCCTGCCGGACTACGCGCCCTTTGTCCAGGCTCCCTGCCCCCGCTGCGGCAAGCCTGCCCGCCGCGAGACCGATACCATGGACACCTTTGTGGAGTCCTCCTGGTATTACATCCGCTACAGCGCGCCGTGGGAGCACGGCCGGCCCTTTGATCCCGAGGCCCTCAAATACTGGCTGCCCGTGGATCAGTACATCGGCGGCGTGGAGCATGCCATCCTCCACCTGCTGTACTCCCGGTTCTTCGTCAAAGCCCTGCGCGATCTGGGCTGGCTGGAGTTCGACGAGCCCTTCAAGGCCCTGCTGGCCCAGGGCATGGTGCTCAAGGACGGGACCAAGATGAGCAAGTCCAAGGGCAATGTCGTCTCTCCGGACGAGATGACCGCCCGCTACGGCGCCGACGCCGTGCGCTGTTTCCTGCTCTTCGCCGCGCCGCCCGAGCGCGATCTTGACTGGAGCGATACCGGCATTGAGGGCTCCTTCCGCTTCGTGCAGCGCGTCTGGCGGCTCATCGACGAACTCAGGCACTCGCTGCCCGCCCTGTCCGCCGCCGGCTCCACCACGGCCGACGTGGCCGAGGCCGGCCTGCCCGAGGCTGCCGAACTGCGTCACAAGGAACACGTGACCATCCAGAAGGTGGCGGAAGACATCGGGGAGAAGTTCCAGTTCAACACGGCCATTGCCGCCGTCATGGAGCTGGTGAACCAGATCTATCAGGGCAAGGATGCGCTGCTGGCGTCCCCTGCCGGGGCGCGGGTGCTCTCCTCGGCCGTGTCCACCATGCTCACGGTGCTGGCGCCCGTCACCCCGCACCTGTGCGAGGAGTGCTGGTCCCGCCTTGGGCATGCGGATCTGCTGGCCGCCGCCCCCTGGCCCACGGTGGATCCCGCGGCCCTGGTCAAGGACGCCATCACCGTGGTGGTCCAGGTGAACGGCAAGCTGCGCGCCCGCCTGGACGTGGCCCCGGACATCGCCGAAGACGTCATCAAGGCCCTGGCCCTGGCCGAACCCAACGTGCAAAAGCACCTGGACGGCAAGACCGTGCAGAAAGTGGTCTACGTGCCGGGCAAACTGGTCAGCGTGGTGGTGAAGTAG